In Nitrospirota bacterium, one genomic interval encodes:
- a CDS encoding phosphoribosylglycinamide formyltransferase: MKSDMLKVGVLASGRGSNLQAIIDASEKGDIDAVVAVVISDKSDAYALVRAEKHGIPNIHINPKDYRNKEEYELAIAVKLREYDVRLVLLAGYMRVVTKVLINAFNGDIMNIHPALLPSFIGLHAQRQAIEYGVRFSGCTVHFVTEDVDGGPIINQAVVPVSADDTEDTLSARILEQEHIIYPDSVQLFAEGRLKREGRRILIV; encoded by the coding sequence ATGAAGTCTGATATGTTGAAAGTCGGTGTCCTTGCATCAGGGAGAGGTTCTAACCTTCAGGCAATTATTGATGCATCTGAAAAAGGAGACATTGATGCAGTTGTCGCAGTTGTTATAAGTGATAAATCTGATGCGTATGCCCTTGTGCGGGCAGAGAAACATGGGATACCGAATATCCATATCAATCCAAAAGACTATAGAAATAAAGAAGAGTACGAACTTGCTATTGCAGTAAAACTCAGGGAATATGATGTCAGGCTTGTTTTACTGGCCGGCTACATGAGGGTAGTTACGAAGGTTTTAATAAATGCCTTTAATGGTGACATTATGAACATACATCCTGCACTCCTCCCCTCATTTATTGGATTACATGCACAGAGACAGGCTATTGAATATGGTGTCAGATTCTCAGGCTGTACAGTGCACTTTGTAACTGAGGATGTTGACGGCGGTCCTATAATCAATCAGGCAGTTGTTCCGGTTTCGGCAGATGATACAGAAGATACCTTGTCCGCAAGGATACTTGAGCAGGAGCATATTATTTATCCGGATTCTGTACAACTTTTTGCAGAAGGGAGATTGAAGAGAGAGGGCAGAAGGATACTAATAGTCTGA
- a CDS encoding type II toxin-antitoxin system HicB family antitoxin — MSDSMTYKGYIGTVHYSEEDEVFHGKIEAINDLIMFEGTSVKELKKTFHEAVDDYIETCKEMGREPQKPFKGSFNVRIPSDLHRKAAAKATMMGVSLNQLVQKALEEKVAV, encoded by the coding sequence ATGAGCGATTCAATGACTTATAAAGGCTATATCGGCACTGTCCACTACAGCGAAGAGGACGAGGTTTTTCACGGCAAGATAGAGGCCATAAACGACCTCATCATGTTTGAAGGAACGAGCGTTAAAGAACTTAAGAAGACGTTCCATGAAGCCGTTGATGATTACATTGAAACATGCAAGGAGATGGGCAGGGAGCCACAAAAACCCTTTAAAGGCAGCTTCAACGTAAGGATACCCTCTGACCTTCACAGAAAAGCAGCAGCAAAGGCTACCATGATGGGTGTATCCCTGAATCAACTCGTACAGAAGGCATTGGAAGAAAAGGTAGCTGTTTAA
- a CDS encoding type II toxin-antitoxin system HicA family toxin, which produces MSKTDKLLQRFLSKPKDFTFEELWKVLKDCGYEERKTGKTSGSRVAFYNRELDDMIKFHRPHPSSIMKQCYLREIEKQLRDKGVLK; this is translated from the coding sequence ATGAGCAAAACCGACAAACTGTTACAGCGCTTCCTGTCAAAGCCGAAGGACTTCACCTTTGAGGAGCTGTGGAAAGTCCTTAAAGACTGTGGATATGAGGAGAGAAAAACCGGCAAGACGTCGGGATCCCGGGTAGCCTTTTACAATAGAGAACTGGATGACATGATCAAGTTTCACAGACCGCATCCGTCATCTATCATGAAACAGTGTTACCTGAGAGAAATTGAAAAACAGTTAAGAGACAAAGGGGTATTAAAATGA
- a CDS encoding site-specific integrase, producing the protein MADDPVSLVSYFDRLQFYNFEDDGKIASIGGLQLLFSKIPRKNRAVFEKFKDKDLEAQVRTEYITSVREWFVNEGRKRTFEELREKYMTEHSKINKTPTTQVRDGSAFKRLSGFFEGFMLLEITPAKISDYKSLRIKAGIKPSTISRELEVLRHAMNLALQWEWIDTSPFSKIKLDRPKNEIERWITSEEEKRLLDASTPQLRDIIIFALNTGMRQDEILSLQWSQVDLFKRNVTLLITKNKEKRTIPINQTVLDLLKSKSKIRHISGYVFTSQAGIKIIASNLLRAYYVARKKAGLEDVRFHDLRHTFATRLVQAGVDLYTVAKLLGHKDIRMTQRYAHHNTESLRHGVDILDRSGDILVTFREKQVAANTATR; encoded by the coding sequence GTGGCTGATGACCCTGTAAGTCTTGTCTCTTATTTTGACAGGCTACAGTTCTATAACTTTGAGGATGACGGCAAGATTGCCTCTATAGGTGGATTACAGCTTTTGTTCTCTAAGATACCAAGAAAGAACAGGGCAGTATTCGAGAAGTTTAAGGATAAAGATTTAGAGGCTCAGGTTCGGACTGAATATATAACTTCTGTTAGGGAATGGTTTGTTAATGAGGGAAGGAAAAGGACATTTGAGGAACTCAGAGAAAAGTATATGACAGAACATTCAAAGATTAACAAAACACCAACAACACAGGTTAGAGATGGGTCTGCATTCAAGCGTCTCTCAGGCTTCTTTGAAGGGTTTATGTTATTAGAAATCACACCTGCAAAAATATCTGATTATAAATCTCTCAGGATAAAAGCAGGGATCAAGCCTTCAACTATCTCAAGGGAATTAGAGGTATTGCGCCATGCCATGAATCTGGCCTTACAGTGGGAGTGGATAGACACCAGCCCCTTCAGTAAAATCAAGCTTGACAGACCTAAGAATGAAATTGAGAGGTGGATTACATCAGAAGAAGAAAAACGCCTCCTTGATGCCTCTACACCCCAGTTAAGGGACATTATAATATTTGCCCTTAATACAGGTATGAGACAGGATGAGATACTTTCCCTTCAGTGGTCTCAGGTTGATCTATTTAAACGAAACGTAACCCTGTTAATCACAAAAAACAAAGAAAAGAGAACTATACCTATTAACCAAACTGTCTTAGATCTTCTGAAGTCTAAAAGTAAGATACGGCATATATCCGGTTATGTCTTTACCTCACAGGCTGGTATAAAGATTATTGCCAGTAACCTGTTGAGGGCCTATTATGTTGCAAGAAAAAAGGCAGGTCTTGAAGATGTGCGCTTTCATGATTTGAGACATACATTTGCAACAAGACTGGTTCAGGCCGGGGTTGACCTCTACACAGTAGCCAAGCTCTTAGGGCATAAGGATATCAGAATGACTCAAAGGTATGCCCATCATAATACTGAATCTCTGAGGCATGGCGTTGATATATTGGATAGGTCAGGTGACATTTTGGTGACATTCAGAGAAAAACAGGTTGCCGCTAATACTGCAACCCGTTGA
- a CDS encoding DUF5615 family PIN-like protein — MRFLADMGVSMRIVEWLRSNNHDVIHLREQNLHRLPDNEIFEKAITEDRIILTFDLDFGEIVAVSRERQISVILFRLRNTTTPFVLKRLEKVITESAELLETGHIIIVEEARYRIRKLPI, encoded by the coding sequence ATGAGATTCCTTGCAGACATGGGCGTTTCCATGAGAATTGTCGAGTGGCTCCGCTCAAACAATCATGACGTGATTCATCTCCGTGAACAAAATCTTCACAGACTCCCTGATAACGAAATATTCGAAAAGGCGATTACTGAAGACCGCATCATACTTACCTTTGACCTGGACTTTGGTGAGATAGTAGCCGTATCCAGGGAGAGACAGATAAGCGTCATCCTATTCCGCCTCCGCAATACGACTACACCGTTTGTCTTGAAAAGGCTTGAAAAGGTAATCACCGAATCTGCCGAACTCCTCGAAACGGGTCATATCATCATTGTTGAGGAGGCCAGATACCGTATCCGAAAGCTTCCCATTTAA
- a CDS encoding PilZ domain-containing protein, with product MEDRRRNRRIRMVSHLEVKFPDNGSSINAFTTNVSREGLGFCTGKEIEEGRNIEVKIYLDQPSNKQVIETLTGRIQWVKQISRIYEAGVRFADSDLRNHPFLSQHVTI from the coding sequence ATGGAAGACAGGAGAAGAAACAGACGGATTCGTATGGTTTCACATCTGGAAGTAAAATTTCCGGACAATGGTTCCAGCATAAATGCCTTCACAACAAACGTCAGCAGAGAGGGACTTGGTTTCTGTACAGGAAAAGAGATAGAAGAGGGCCGGAACATAGAAGTAAAGATATATCTTGATCAGCCTTCCAACAAACAGGTCATTGAAACACTTACCGGAAGGATTCAATGGGTGAAACAGATAAGCAGGATATATGAAGCCGGCGTGAGGTTTGCAGATTCTGATTTGAGAAACCATCCATTCCTATCACAGCATGTAACAATATAA
- a CDS encoding DUF433 domain-containing protein: protein MFQRITFDPQIMGGRACIRGMRIPVSVIVGQIAHETTVEEILRDYPDLTREDITEAIEYAAWLAQEEVHAG, encoded by the coding sequence ATGTTTCAAAGAATAACCTTTGATCCTCAGATCATGGGCGGAAGGGCCTGCATAAGGGGGATGCGGATTCCGGTATCTGTTATCGTCGGCCAAATAGCCCATGAAACTACAGTTGAAGAGATACTCCGGGACTACCCTGACCTTACCCGTGAGGACATCACAGAGGCCATTGAATATGCTGCCTGGTTAGCCCAGGAGGAAGTCCACGCCGGTTAG